The following coding sequences are from one Streptomyces sp. NBC_01232 window:
- a CDS encoding NAD-dependent malic enzyme, translating to MATAPSVSYSMTVRLEVPASGTAVSQLTTAVESSGGSVTGLDVTASGHEKLRIDVTIAATSTAHADEIVEKLRGIEGVSLGKVSDRTFLMHLGGKIEMASKHPIRNRDDLSMIYTPGVARVCMAIAENPEDARRLTIKRNTVAVVTDGSAVLGLGNIGPMAAMPVMEGKAALFKRFADIDAWPICLDTQDPDEIVAAVKAIAPGFAGINLEDISAPRCFEIEARLREALDIPVFHDDQHGTAIVVLAALTNALRVVGKAVGDVKVVMSGAGAAGTAILKLLLAAGVKNAVSADIHGVVHADRPDLVDAAADSPLRWIADNTNPEGYTGTLKEAVVGADVFIGVSAPNVLSGEDVAAMAEGAIVFALANPDPEVDPAVARQTAAVVATGRSDFPNQINNVLVFPGVFRGLLDAQSRTVNTEMMLAAASALADVVGEDELNANYIIPSVFNDKVAGAVAGAVRKAAAGA from the coding sequence ATGGCAACGGCGCCCAGCGTCTCGTATTCGATGACGGTCCGTCTGGAAGTGCCCGCGAGCGGAACCGCGGTCTCCCAGCTCACCACCGCCGTGGAATCCTCCGGCGGATCGGTCACCGGCCTCGACGTGACCGCATCCGGCCACGAGAAGCTCCGGATCGACGTCACCATCGCCGCGACCTCCACCGCGCACGCGGACGAGATCGTCGAGAAGCTGCGCGGCATCGAGGGCGTCAGCCTCGGCAAGGTCTCCGACCGCACCTTCCTGATGCACCTCGGTGGCAAGATCGAGATGGCGTCCAAGCACCCCATCCGCAACCGTGACGACCTCTCGATGATCTACACCCCGGGTGTGGCCCGCGTGTGCATGGCGATCGCCGAGAACCCCGAGGACGCGCGCCGCCTCACCATCAAGCGCAACACCGTCGCAGTCGTGACGGACGGCTCCGCCGTGCTGGGCCTCGGCAACATCGGCCCGATGGCCGCCATGCCGGTCATGGAGGGCAAGGCGGCCCTGTTCAAGCGCTTCGCCGACATCGACGCCTGGCCGATCTGCCTCGACACCCAGGACCCCGACGAGATCGTGGCCGCAGTCAAGGCCATCGCCCCCGGCTTCGCGGGCATCAACCTGGAGGACATCTCCGCGCCGCGCTGCTTCGAGATCGAGGCCCGGCTGCGCGAGGCCCTCGACATCCCCGTCTTCCACGACGACCAGCACGGCACCGCGATCGTCGTCCTCGCGGCCCTCACCAACGCACTGCGCGTGGTGGGCAAGGCAGTTGGCGACGTCAAGGTCGTCATGTCGGGCGCCGGCGCGGCCGGTACCGCCATCCTCAAGCTGCTGCTCGCGGCGGGTGTCAAGAACGCGGTGAGCGCCGACATCCACGGTGTCGTGCACGCGGACCGCCCGGACCTCGTCGACGCGGCCGCCGACTCCCCGCTGCGCTGGATCGCCGACAACACCAACCCCGAGGGCTACACGGGCACGCTGAAGGAAGCCGTGGTCGGCGCCGACGTGTTCATCGGGGTCTCGGCCCCGAACGTGCTGTCCGGCGAGGACGTCGCCGCCATGGCCGAGGGTGCGATCGTGTTCGCGCTCGCGAACCCGGACCCCGAGGTGGACCCGGCCGTCGCGCGCCAGACGGCCGCCGTCGTGGCCACCGGCCGCTCCGACTTCCCGAACCAGATCAACAACGTGCTGGTCTTCCCGGGCGTCTTCCGCGGTCTGCTGGACGCTCAGTCCCGCACCGTGAACACGGAGATGATGCTGGCCGCCGCGAGCGCGCTCGCGGACGTGGTCGGCGAGGACGAGCTGAACGCGAACTACATCATCCCGTCGGTGTTCAACGACAAGGTGGCGGGCGCCGTCGCGGGTGCCGTCCGCAAGGCCGCCGCAGGGGCCTGA
- a CDS encoding HU family DNA-binding protein, translated as MNRSELVAALSERAEVTRKDADAVLAALAETVGEIVAKGDEKVTIPGFLTFERTHRAARTARNPQTGDPIQIPAGYSVKVSAGSKLKEAAKGK; from the coding sequence ATGAACCGCAGTGAGCTGGTGGCCGCTCTGTCCGAGCGCGCCGAGGTGACCCGCAAGGACGCCGACGCCGTTCTGGCCGCGCTCGCCGAGACCGTCGGCGAGATTGTCGCCAAGGGCGACGAGAAGGTCACCATCCCCGGCTTCCTGACCTTCGAGCGCACCCACCGTGCCGCTCGCACCGCGCGCAACCCGCAGACCGGCGACCCCATCCAGATCCCGGCCGGCTACAGCGTGAAGGTCTCCGCGGGCTCCAAGCTCAAGGAAGCCGCCAAGGGCAAGTAG